One window of the Magnolia sinica isolate HGM2019 chromosome 19, MsV1, whole genome shotgun sequence genome contains the following:
- the LOC131235155 gene encoding myb-related protein 308-like, which yields MGRSPCCEKAHTNKGAWTKEEDQRLISYIKAHGEGCWRSLPKAAGLLRCGKSCRLRWINYLRPDLKRGNFTDEEDELIIKLHSLLGNKWSLIAGRLPGRTDNEIKNYWNTHIKRKLLSRGLDPQTHRPIGESYSDMLNSTPQRNSTSPEIAISYTNDNKGNSPNPIDSQDEANSSSVSEEVQHYPELNLELSISLPFQSNPPSANTAESKQQASFNSALTAARTPQPFFTTAVCLCCHLGFQSSQACRCQTIPNAQALR from the exons atgGGTCGTTCTCCTTGCTGTGAGAAAGCCCATACCAACAAAGGTGCATGGACCAAAGAGGAAGACCAACGCCTCATCTCCTACATCAAAGCTCATGGAGAAGGTTGTTGGAGATCTCTCCCAAAAGCTgctg GGTTGTTAAGGTGTGGGAAGAGTTGCAGGCTCAGATGGATAAACTACCTTAGACCTGATCTCAAAAGAGGCAACTTTACAGACGAAGAAGACGAGCTTATCATCAAACTCCACAGCCTGCTTGGGAACAA ATGGTCTCTCATAGCCGGACGCCTGCCTGGGAGAACGGACAATGAGATCAAGAACTATTGGAACACACACATAAAACGGAAGCTCCTTAGCCGAGGGCTTGACCCTCAGACCCACCGTCCGATCGGCGAATCATACTCCGACATGTTAAATTCCACACCTCAAAGAAACTCAACATCACCTGAAATCGCCATCTCCTACACAAATGATAACAAAGGAAATAGCCCCAATCCCATCGATTCTCAAGACGAGGCGAACAGCAGCAGCGTGAGTGAAGAAGTGCAACACTACCCAGAACTCAACCTCGAACTCTCAATCAGCCTTCCCTTCCAATCCAATCCACCTTCAGCCAATACGGCAGAGTCAAAGCAGCAAGCCTCATTCAATTCGGCCTTAACGGCCGCACGGACGCCACAGCCTTTCTTCACTACGGCCGTCTGCTTGTGTTGCCATTTAGGGTTTCAGAGCAGTCAAGCCTGTCGTTGCCAGACAATCCCAAACGCTCAAGCACTCAGATAA